A window from Methylococcus mesophilus encodes these proteins:
- a CDS encoding ABC transporter ATP-binding protein, producing MTDKNSNDAGPGSKRALIMAKQVGKWVENAGERLDILTGVDLAIKPGESVGIVGTSGSGKSTLLGLLAGLDRPSAGEIEFDGRRLSQLDEDALARLRAQRVGFVFQSFQLLPSFTALENVMLPLELAGHLGEAQDRARRMLSRVGLQHRLGHYPRQLSGGEQQRVALARAFVTVPAVLFADEPTGNLDDRTSQTVIDMLFDLNHEHCTTLVLVTHDARLASRCGRLIRLEAGRILES from the coding sequence ATGACGGACAAGAACAGCAACGATGCCGGACCGGGGAGCAAGCGCGCTTTGATCATGGCGAAACAGGTGGGCAAATGGGTCGAGAACGCGGGCGAAAGGCTCGATATCTTGACAGGTGTGGACTTGGCGATCAAACCGGGGGAGAGCGTCGGGATCGTCGGCACCTCCGGTTCCGGCAAGTCGACCCTGCTCGGCCTGCTCGCCGGGCTCGACCGGCCGTCCGCGGGCGAGATCGAGTTCGACGGCCGCCGGCTTTCACAACTGGACGAAGACGCCTTGGCGCGGCTGAGGGCGCAGCGCGTCGGCTTCGTGTTCCAGTCGTTCCAGCTCCTGCCGAGCTTCACCGCCCTGGAAAACGTCATGCTGCCGCTGGAACTCGCCGGCCATCTCGGCGAAGCTCAGGACAGGGCGCGCCGGATGCTGTCCCGGGTCGGGCTCCAACATCGCTTGGGCCACTATCCCCGCCAGCTCTCCGGCGGGGAGCAACAGCGGGTGGCCCTCGCCCGCGCCTTCGTCACCGTACCGGCGGTCCTTTTCGCCGATGAGCCGACCGGGAACCTCGACGACCGTACCAGCCAAACCGTCATCGACATGCTATTCGATCTCAACCACGAGCATTGCACCACGCTGGTCCTGGTGACGCACGACGCCCGCCTCGCATCGCGCTGCGGCCGCCTGATCCGGCTGGAGGCCGGGCGGATACTCGAGTCATGA
- a CDS encoding transglycosylase SLT domain-containing protein codes for MLLRRATRLIGTLTFPPLLAACAHSLPPAGQHSMSHRDAESPSRKPDPDNPSYVRLPSDLALLQNRLASRLWEGDLPMEEESEAASAQGGKRRKARVTPGLRLARAMSGQPGKDGLWQHIRQKLVLGDIRHQAVDAEIESITHNPAHLDALARRGEPFLHYLASEIERKGLPMDVLVVPMVESAFDPQALSGRDAAGLWQIVRSTGEEHGLTVGENYDGRYDIHASTSAALSYLKHLSTVFKGDWLLALAAYNAGEGAVQRAVSASLKAGRGGSFWTLDLPAETRAYVPRILALSSIIANPEGYGLKLRKIQDKPYLARVEIDSKVRVSEVVAGSRLPEQEFFKMNPALKPGVQPPKRSYDVLLPVESAAVLASSLEGAKPATPRKSSGRRSATLSALPRTSKQG; via the coding sequence GTGTTGCTGCGAAGAGCGACGCGACTGATCGGTACGTTGACTTTTCCGCCGCTCCTGGCGGCCTGCGCTCACTCGCTGCCGCCAGCCGGCCAGCATTCGATGTCACATCGCGATGCCGAATCCCCCTCCCGGAAGCCGGACCCGGATAACCCGTCCTACGTTCGGCTTCCCTCGGATCTGGCGCTTCTGCAGAACCGGCTCGCCAGCCGCCTCTGGGAAGGCGATCTGCCTATGGAGGAGGAATCCGAAGCCGCAAGTGCGCAGGGAGGCAAGCGACGAAAAGCAAGGGTGACGCCCGGTCTGCGCCTGGCCAGGGCGATGTCCGGCCAACCGGGGAAAGACGGCCTGTGGCAGCATATCAGGCAGAAGCTGGTTCTGGGGGACATCCGGCATCAAGCGGTGGACGCAGAAATCGAATCCATCACGCACAACCCGGCTCATCTCGATGCCCTGGCAAGGCGGGGCGAACCCTTCTTGCATTATCTGGCGAGCGAAATCGAGCGCAAAGGGTTGCCCATGGACGTGCTTGTGGTCCCGATGGTCGAAAGCGCGTTCGATCCTCAGGCGCTCTCAGGCCGCGATGCCGCCGGCCTGTGGCAGATCGTGCGGAGCACGGGCGAAGAACACGGACTCACCGTGGGCGAGAACTACGATGGCCGTTACGACATACATGCCTCGACGTCCGCCGCCCTGTCTTATCTGAAACACCTCAGTACCGTCTTCAAAGGCGACTGGCTGCTGGCGCTGGCGGCCTATAACGCCGGGGAGGGCGCGGTGCAGCGGGCGGTCTCGGCAAGCCTCAAAGCCGGCCGCGGCGGCAGTTTCTGGACGCTCGATCTGCCGGCCGAAACCCGTGCCTACGTGCCTCGGATACTGGCGTTGTCCAGCATTATCGCCAATCCGGAAGGCTACGGGTTGAAACTCAGGAAAATCCAGGACAAGCCTTACTTGGCGAGAGTAGAGATCGATTCGAAGGTGCGCGTGTCTGAAGTCGTCGCCGGATCACGACTCCCCGAGCAGGAGTTTTTCAAGATGAACCCTGCCCTCAAGCCCGGCGTGCAACCGCCCAAACGCAGCTACGACGTTTTGCTGCCGGTCGAGAGCGCCGCGGTTCTGGCATCAAGCCTCGAAGGCGCGAAACCGGCAACGCCCCGGAAAAGCAGCGGGAGGCGGAGCGCTACGCTATCGGCTCTCCCTCGGACTTCCAAGCAGGGTTAG
- a CDS encoding class I SAM-dependent methyltransferase, translated as MARHSHDPQLPYFDALLESFEAGDAAVSEAFGCHVHWGYWDEEPERAPGPTEFAAAAERLSREVWQMAGVHDGERVVDVGCGFGGTLASIDAHFSGVALAGVNIDHRQLLRAARRRAANAGNTLAWIRADACALPFADASCDVVLAVECIFHFPDRRRFFSEASRVLKPGGRLALSDFVPRRALLPAIVAAGFWPGSRGFYGKVDMRYTAGRYAKLAAETGFVQLLDRDITRHTLPTYPFLRRLRPRLRELRSSAMAETLFAELASRLGLLRYRILAFRKPGD; from the coding sequence GTGGCCCGGCATTCCCACGATCCGCAACTTCCCTATTTCGATGCATTGCTGGAGAGCTTCGAGGCGGGAGATGCGGCCGTCTCCGAGGCTTTTGGCTGTCATGTCCATTGGGGCTATTGGGACGAAGAACCGGAGCGTGCACCTGGGCCGACCGAGTTCGCGGCGGCGGCCGAGCGTTTGTCCCGAGAGGTCTGGCAAATGGCCGGCGTCCATGACGGTGAACGAGTGGTGGATGTCGGCTGCGGCTTCGGCGGGACGCTGGCCAGCATCGACGCGCATTTCAGTGGGGTTGCCCTCGCCGGCGTCAACATTGACCACCGTCAGTTGCTCCGTGCCGCCCGGAGGCGTGCCGCCAACGCAGGAAATACCCTGGCGTGGATTCGGGCCGACGCCTGCGCACTGCCTTTCGCCGATGCGTCCTGCGACGTCGTTCTCGCAGTTGAGTGCATCTTCCATTTCCCCGACCGTCGACGCTTTTTTTCCGAAGCCTCGCGGGTGTTGAAGCCCGGCGGCCGGCTGGCATTGTCCGATTTCGTGCCGCGCCGAGCGCTGTTGCCGGCCATCGTGGCCGCAGGCTTCTGGCCGGGTTCCCGCGGGTTCTACGGCAAGGTCGACATGCGCTACACGGCGGGCCGTTATGCGAAGCTCGCCGCCGAAACCGGCTTTGTGCAGTTGCTCGATCGCGACATCACCCGCCACACGCTGCCCACCTATCCGTTCCTGCGTCGCTTGAGGCCGCGGCTGCGAGAGCTTCGGTCATCCGCTATGGCTGAAACGCTGTTCGCCGAGCTGGCCAGCCGACTGGGGCTCTTGCGCTATCGTATCCTCGCGTTCCGCAAGCCGGGCGATTGA
- a CDS encoding HopJ type III effector protein, which produces MTTEELIARVRQGDRIAFNDTIQAIDSIYHFTPAEFRNGLGNDAVINPAGTNSGSCKIFGFARLHGLSAAETLALFGDYYWQDVLGHPDGDDHRNIRTFMKYGWEGIVFSESPLVPR; this is translated from the coding sequence ATGACGACAGAAGAACTCATTGCCCGCGTACGGCAAGGCGACCGCATCGCCTTCAACGATACCATCCAGGCGATCGACTCGATTTATCATTTCACCCCCGCCGAATTTCGCAATGGGCTGGGGAATGATGCCGTGATCAATCCGGCCGGCACCAACTCGGGTTCGTGCAAGATTTTCGGCTTCGCACGGCTGCATGGGCTGTCGGCCGCCGAAACCCTCGCACTGTTCGGCGACTACTACTGGCAGGACGTACTCGGACATCCGGATGGCGACGACCATCGCAACATCCGGACTTTCATGAAATACGGCTGGGAGGGGATCGTCTTTTCGGAAAGCCCTCTGGTACCTCGCTGA
- a CDS encoding F0F1 ATP synthase subunit epsilon: MRTFALCLRDTHRCEELKGIETFVGVDDTGSFAIRAGHAPLIAALGFGLARFKPEDAAWRYLALPGAVLNFADNRLELLTRRFYLYDDYRIAATALREELETEERTLAETRASIRALEQHMLKRLWQLRREGIKL, from the coding sequence ATGAGGACCTTCGCGCTCTGTCTCCGGGACACCCACCGCTGCGAAGAGCTGAAGGGTATCGAAACCTTCGTCGGCGTCGACGACACGGGCAGCTTCGCCATCCGAGCCGGACACGCGCCCCTGATCGCGGCCTTAGGGTTCGGCCTCGCCCGGTTCAAGCCGGAGGACGCCGCCTGGCGCTACTTGGCCCTGCCCGGCGCCGTGCTGAACTTCGCCGACAACCGGCTCGAACTCCTGACCCGGCGGTTCTATCTCTACGACGACTACCGGATCGCCGCCACGGCTTTGCGGGAAGAACTGGAAACCGAAGAACGGACGCTGGCGGAAACCCGAGCCAGCATCAGGGCACTGGAGCAGCACATGTTGAAACGACTTTGGCAGCTGCGGCGCGAGGGGATCAAGCTTTAG
- a CDS encoding arylesterase, which yields MSGFILGFPPPADSAQAASLLVVGDSLSAGYGLADSGKGWVVLLQEKLQTRNIAVVNASIPGDTSAGGLARLAPALAAHHPRIVILELGANDGLRGLPPAALKANLGAMVDQARSAGAQVLVLGMKLPPNYGGRYAEAFERVYQELAEEKKVHVLPFFLDGVGGNEHLLQSDGLHPNSEAQPILMKNVLEKLDPILISIE from the coding sequence ATGTCTGGATTCATCTTGGGGTTTCCCCCGCCTGCGGATTCCGCCCAGGCGGCATCGCTGCTCGTCGTAGGCGACAGCCTCAGTGCCGGCTACGGTCTGGCGGATAGCGGCAAGGGGTGGGTGGTATTGTTGCAGGAAAAACTGCAGACTCGGAACATTGCCGTGGTCAACGCCAGTATTCCCGGTGATACCAGCGCCGGCGGACTGGCCCGCTTGGCCCCGGCGCTGGCCGCGCACCATCCCCGGATCGTGATCCTGGAACTCGGCGCCAACGACGGCCTGCGCGGACTGCCTCCGGCGGCGCTGAAAGCCAACCTCGGCGCCATGGTCGATCAGGCGCGATCGGCCGGGGCACAGGTACTGGTCTTAGGCATGAAGCTTCCGCCGAATTACGGCGGCCGCTATGCGGAAGCCTTCGAACGGGTGTACCAAGAACTCGCGGAAGAAAAAAAGGTCCACGTCCTGCCATTTTTTCTCGACGGGGTAGGCGGCAACGAACATCTGCTGCAGTCCGACGGCCTGCACCCCAATAGCGAAGCGCAACCCATCCTGATGAAAAACGTGCTCGAGAAACTCGACCCGATACTGATTTCAATCGAGTGA
- the atpD gene encoding F0F1 ATP synthase subunit beta gives MTATSEDAPVIGSIAEVHGPVVVIACQTLPPLRQALYSRIDHETYLFEVHQHVDEGHVRAVTLHRTAGLQRGMAVRDLGAPLQVPVSGGCLGRLVNLFGEPLDGGPPLPDSEYRNAHRPPPPLAESLANSDTLETGIKVIDLLCPFARGGKTGLFGGAGVGKTVLIMEFMHAVIALHRGVSVFAGVGERIREGHELWHDLAEAGVLDKSLLVYGQMDESPGVRFRVGLTALTYAEYLRDTLHTEVLLLIDNVFRFVQAGSEISSLLGRMPATVGYQPTLATEVAEIEERITSTAAGAITSVQAVYVPADDMTDPAVAAILSHLDTTVVLSRAQAGKGIYPAIDPLASSSRLMDRHVIGDDHYTIAQGVREHLARYRELEDIIAMLGLEELSPADRLVVLRARKLQRYLTQPFFVTAQHTGLAGVSVPLEATLRDCDGFLAGHYDDLAEEECYMRGMLERGA, from the coding sequence ATGACCGCTACCTCGGAGGACGCCCCGGTCATCGGCAGCATCGCCGAGGTGCACGGCCCGGTGGTGGTGATCGCTTGCCAGACGCTGCCGCCGCTTCGGCAGGCGTTGTATAGCCGGATCGACCATGAAACCTATCTGTTCGAAGTCCACCAGCACGTGGACGAAGGCCATGTCCGCGCCGTCACTCTCCACCGCACTGCGGGTCTGCAGCGCGGCATGGCGGTCCGCGATCTCGGGGCGCCGCTGCAGGTCCCGGTTTCCGGCGGCTGCCTGGGCCGGCTGGTGAATCTTTTCGGCGAACCGCTGGACGGCGGCCCGCCCCTGCCGGACTCCGAATACCGTAACGCCCATCGCCCGCCTCCCCCGTTGGCCGAGTCGCTGGCGAACAGCGATACGCTGGAGACCGGAATCAAGGTCATCGACCTGCTGTGCCCCTTCGCCCGCGGCGGCAAGACCGGCCTGTTCGGCGGTGCCGGTGTGGGCAAAACGGTACTCATCATGGAATTCATGCACGCCGTCATCGCCCTGCACCGGGGCGTGTCGGTCTTCGCCGGCGTGGGCGAACGTATCCGCGAAGGCCACGAGCTCTGGCATGACCTGGCCGAAGCCGGCGTCCTGGACAAATCGCTGCTGGTGTACGGCCAAATGGACGAGTCGCCCGGCGTGCGATTCCGGGTCGGGCTGACCGCCCTGACCTACGCCGAATACCTCCGTGATACGCTGCATACCGAGGTGCTGCTCCTCATCGACAACGTGTTCCGCTTCGTCCAGGCCGGCAGCGAGATTTCCAGCCTGCTGGGCCGGATGCCCGCGACCGTGGGTTACCAGCCGACCCTGGCCACCGAGGTGGCGGAAATCGAGGAACGCATCACCTCGACCGCTGCCGGTGCGATCACCTCGGTACAGGCCGTGTACGTGCCCGCCGATGACATGACCGACCCCGCCGTGGCCGCCATCCTCAGCCACCTCGACACCACCGTGGTGCTGTCGCGCGCCCAGGCGGGCAAGGGCATCTATCCGGCGATCGACCCGCTGGCCTCAAGCAGCAGGCTGATGGACCGGCACGTGATCGGAGACGACCATTACACGATCGCCCAGGGAGTGCGGGAACATCTGGCCCGCTACCGGGAGCTGGAAGACATCATCGCCATGCTGGGGCTGGAGGAACTGTCGCCGGCGGACCGGCTCGTCGTGCTACGGGCGCGCAAACTCCAGCGCTATCTGACCCAGCCTTTCTTCGTCACAGCCCAGCACACCGGTCTCGCCGGCGTCAGCGTGCCGCTGGAAGCCACACTCAGGGATTGCGACGGCTTTCTGGCCGGGCACTACGACGATTTGGCGGAAGAGGAATGCTACATGCGCGGAATGCTGGAGCGCGGCGCATGA
- a CDS encoding J domain-containing protein: MIQIVLLLLILLLVLPALGALLRALGPALAGGFRRIALWLLLLLFVGLAATGRLGWVVPLAGAVFAVLLRLLPALLPLLPVLQRLWRRKTFDAAGESIVETPFLRMRLDRTTGEIRGEVLAGRLAGRQLYDLSSADLREFHAELLRADAESARLLGAYLDRVMGAGWRSGAGADEAAAAASPSGKMSRAEALAILGLQEGAQREAIVEAHRRLMQKLHPDRGGSDYLAAKINQAKDVLLRENR; encoded by the coding sequence TTGATCCAGATCGTCCTACTGCTCCTGATCCTGCTGCTCGTCCTGCCCGCTCTGGGGGCTTTGCTGCGTGCGCTGGGTCCCGCCCTGGCCGGCGGCTTTCGCCGAATTGCGCTATGGCTCCTCCTGCTTTTGTTCGTCGGGCTGGCCGCTACCGGCCGGCTGGGCTGGGTCGTGCCACTGGCGGGCGCCGTATTCGCGGTCTTGCTTCGGCTGCTCCCGGCATTGCTTCCCCTGCTGCCTGTCCTGCAACGCCTGTGGCGCCGGAAAACCTTCGACGCCGCGGGAGAATCGATCGTGGAAACGCCCTTCCTGCGCATGCGCCTGGACCGGACCACAGGGGAAATCCGTGGCGAAGTGCTGGCCGGAAGGCTGGCTGGCCGCCAGCTCTACGACCTGAGTTCGGCGGACCTGCGGGAATTCCATGCCGAACTGCTGAGGGCCGATGCCGAATCCGCCCGCCTGCTGGGCGCTTACCTGGACCGTGTGATGGGGGCCGGCTGGCGGTCCGGCGCCGGAGCGGACGAAGCGGCTGCCGCCGCGTCGCCATCGGGCAAAATGAGCCGAGCGGAAGCCCTGGCGATACTGGGGCTGCAGGAAGGCGCGCAACGCGAGGCCATCGTCGAAGCGCATCGGCGGCTGATGCAGAAGCTGCATCCCGACCGGGGGGGATCGGACTATCTCGCGGCCAAGATAAATCAGGCGAAGGACGTGCTGCTGCGCGAAAACCGCTGA
- a CDS encoding FAD-binding oxidoreductase: MFEYILTYHRGIFATLFLLPISVIYAVYVNLRNSFMFLWRSAPARHEEKVKAVTQQIDLWREQGCKEKLCTGRSGWKSMSELVPRYKYSHRKIYIDLYDILEIDATRGVVRVEPLVTMGQISSSLKAKGWMLPVVPELNDLTVGGLIMGFGVETSSHKYGLFQHICESFEIVTAEGKLVRCSRSENPELFYQIPWSHGTLGFLVAAELKIIPSKRYVRLHYQPVYSLNEMTRLFEFESRNAENDFVEGIVYSKDKAVIMCGKLADMAERDGPVNPITRWYKPWFFKHVESHLQVNLSAVEYIPVEDYFHRHTRSYFWMMEDVIPFGNHPLFRALLGWALPPRIELLKYTETETTRELRERHQMIQDMLIPVRYLKESIEYFDEQTGLYPLWLSPMSIWRNGHDNGFIHPFRDENGVEDDLFVDIGAYGALKKKDVDARDVLILLERFVLRHGGYQALYAKTALSRTDFRQMFDHSGYDRLREKLPLCKLAFDEVYDKISAAGRASPVEIRQMKKNQ, translated from the coding sequence ATGTTCGAATATATATTAACCTACCACCGCGGTATCTTTGCGACGCTATTTCTCTTGCCCATCTCCGTTATCTACGCTGTATATGTGAATCTTAGAAATAGCTTCATGTTTCTCTGGCGGAGCGCGCCTGCTAGGCATGAAGAGAAAGTCAAGGCGGTGACTCAGCAGATCGATCTGTGGAGAGAACAAGGCTGCAAGGAAAAATTGTGTACTGGGCGCTCCGGTTGGAAAAGCATGAGCGAACTCGTGCCAAGATATAAATATTCTCACAGGAAAATATATATTGACTTGTACGATATTTTGGAAATCGATGCGACTCGAGGTGTCGTAAGGGTTGAGCCGCTGGTCACAATGGGACAGATATCCTCCAGCTTGAAGGCCAAAGGATGGATGCTACCCGTGGTTCCCGAACTGAACGATTTGACGGTGGGTGGCTTGATCATGGGTTTCGGCGTTGAAACCAGCAGCCATAAATACGGACTGTTTCAACATATATGCGAATCGTTCGAAATCGTAACCGCGGAAGGAAAGCTGGTTCGTTGCAGTCGTTCTGAAAATCCGGAGCTGTTTTATCAGATTCCGTGGAGTCATGGCACGCTCGGTTTTCTCGTAGCTGCGGAACTGAAAATAATCCCCTCGAAACGGTATGTGCGATTGCATTATCAGCCCGTATATTCCCTGAACGAAATGACAAGGCTATTCGAATTCGAGTCAAGGAACGCCGAGAATGATTTCGTGGAAGGGATCGTCTACAGCAAAGACAAGGCTGTCATCATGTGCGGCAAATTGGCCGACATGGCGGAGCGCGACGGTCCTGTCAACCCCATAACCCGCTGGTATAAGCCCTGGTTCTTCAAGCATGTGGAGAGCCATCTCCAAGTGAATTTGAGCGCTGTCGAATATATTCCCGTAGAGGATTATTTTCACAGACATACGCGGAGCTATTTCTGGATGATGGAAGACGTCATTCCCTTCGGCAACCATCCGTTGTTTCGGGCACTATTGGGTTGGGCGTTGCCGCCAAGAATTGAGTTGCTGAAATATACAGAAACCGAGACCACGAGGGAGCTGAGGGAGCGCCACCAGATGATTCAGGATATGCTGATCCCCGTTCGATATCTGAAAGAATCCATCGAATATTTTGACGAGCAGACGGGTCTCTATCCTCTCTGGCTGTCTCCCATGTCAATATGGCGCAACGGCCACGATAACGGGTTCATCCATCCGTTCCGCGACGAGAACGGTGTCGAGGACGATTTGTTCGTGGATATCGGCGCTTACGGCGCCCTTAAAAAGAAAGACGTAGATGCCAGGGATGTTCTCATTCTTCTTGAACGGTTCGTGCTGCGGCATGGGGGTTACCAGGCGCTGTATGCAAAAACGGCTCTGAGCCGTACCGACTTCAGGCAGATGTTCGATCATAGCGGCTACGATCGTCTGCGTGAAAAATTGCCGCTATGCAAGCTGGCATTCGACGAGGTATATGACAAGATATCGGCAGCAGGTCGGGCGTCGCCGGTTGAAATTCGCCAAATGAAGAAGAACCAGTAA
- a CDS encoding ABC transporter permease gives MSAAYNFRLAWRLARRDWRGGELGVLLAALVIAVAATAATQLFGDRLARTMVDHAAEFIAGDLTLASHRKIPPEWIEQSETLGLKHAASVEFPSVLMENEQILLGGIKAVSPAYPLRGEVRTRAAEAVDERPAGGVPQPGTVWVESRVLSTLGLAIGAPLTVGSAQFRIERLLTHEPDRRGDLYSLSPRVIMNLGDLPATRVIQPGSRVHYYDMFAGEDAAVRRFKTWLEPRLQRGDRLLDVHEDRPEVGTALNRAERYLGMTSVMVVLIAGVAIGMSARRYTERHSDTTALLKCMGARKNDIMAIYAFVLVCVGLPGAVLGSTLGYLVQAGIARSVAGLLPNGLAQPGLEGLLTAPLLGLVVLAGFAVPPLPGLMRVPPLRVLRRDLGPTPPSVWLSLGFAILALGALLLRPARDPALVALIIMGGAAALAAFRLGLGGMLHLLPALLRQRPLIWRLGLHNLLRRRRLASFQIMGFGLAMAAMLISYVVQNELVSEWKRQLPDNAPNYFALNLQEAELDRFRQSLTAESIESSEFYPIVRGRLVSVDGIDARKLAPKGSQAEAAIERDLSLTWSEAPPSDNRIVQGRWWSGVPQRVSVEEKLAAELGIHTGTQLAFDVAGTPVEATVESVRSVRWDAMTPNFYVIFSPGSLQDQPRTYLTSFHVAPGRSAALHALVKAFPGITLLEVDALLKQFQSILQQVTLAVQVVLGLAVVAGFTVLFGAVHATAEERMREDALLRAIGADAPLLKASQWIEFASLGFLAGILAAACAELVSAVVFSRMMNLTPQAHPWLWLAAPGLGAISVGLAGRWSVRRVVDTSPNDVLRDLS, from the coding sequence ATGAGCGCCGCCTACAATTTCCGCCTGGCCTGGCGGCTTGCCAGGCGTGACTGGCGGGGTGGCGAACTCGGCGTCTTGCTCGCCGCCCTGGTGATCGCCGTGGCCGCCACCGCCGCCACCCAGTTGTTCGGCGATCGGCTGGCCCGCACCATGGTCGACCATGCCGCGGAGTTCATCGCCGGCGACCTGACGCTGGCGAGCCATCGCAAGATTCCGCCGGAGTGGATCGAGCAATCGGAGACCCTGGGCTTGAAGCACGCGGCGAGCGTGGAATTCCCCAGCGTGCTCATGGAGAACGAGCAGATTTTGCTCGGAGGGATCAAGGCCGTGAGTCCTGCCTACCCCTTACGCGGGGAAGTCCGCACCCGAGCTGCGGAAGCGGTGGACGAAAGGCCGGCGGGTGGCGTTCCGCAACCGGGCACCGTGTGGGTCGAATCCCGGGTGCTGAGCACCCTTGGCCTCGCGATCGGCGCACCGCTCACGGTCGGCAGCGCACAATTCCGCATTGAGCGGCTCCTCACGCACGAGCCGGACCGGCGCGGGGACCTTTACAGCCTCTCGCCGCGCGTGATCATGAACCTCGGGGATCTGCCGGCCACTCGGGTCATTCAGCCCGGCAGCCGGGTGCACTACTACGACATGTTCGCGGGGGAGGACGCCGCCGTGAGGCGGTTCAAAACCTGGCTCGAGCCCCGTTTGCAGCGCGGCGACCGGCTGCTGGACGTGCACGAGGACCGCCCCGAGGTCGGCACCGCATTGAACCGCGCCGAACGCTACCTCGGCATGACCAGTGTGATGGTCGTGCTGATCGCGGGAGTGGCGATCGGAATGAGCGCCCGGCGTTACACCGAGCGTCACTCCGATACGACCGCCCTGCTCAAGTGCATGGGGGCGCGGAAGAACGACATCATGGCGATCTATGCCTTCGTCCTGGTGTGTGTGGGCCTGCCCGGCGCGGTGCTCGGCAGCACCCTCGGCTATCTCGTCCAGGCCGGCATCGCCCGGTCGGTCGCGGGACTCCTCCCCAATGGCCTGGCCCAGCCGGGACTGGAGGGGTTGCTGACGGCGCCGCTCCTGGGACTGGTCGTCCTCGCGGGATTCGCCGTGCCGCCATTGCCGGGGCTGATGCGTGTGCCACCTCTGCGGGTCTTGCGGCGCGACCTCGGGCCGACGCCGCCCAGCGTTTGGCTGAGCCTAGGGTTTGCCATCCTCGCCTTGGGTGCCCTCCTGTTGCGTCCCGCCCGCGATCCCGCGCTGGTCGCGCTGATCATCATGGGCGGCGCTGCGGCGCTGGCGGCCTTTCGCCTGGGGCTCGGTGGTATGCTGCACTTGCTGCCGGCGCTGCTGCGGCAGCGCCCTCTGATCTGGCGTCTCGGCCTGCACAATCTGCTGCGACGGCGGCGTCTCGCCTCGTTTCAGATCATGGGGTTCGGGCTGGCCATGGCCGCGATGCTGATCAGCTACGTCGTACAGAACGAGCTCGTGTCGGAATGGAAACGACAGCTGCCGGACAATGCGCCCAACTATTTTGCGCTCAATCTGCAGGAGGCCGAACTGGACCGGTTCCGGCAGTCTCTTACGGCAGAATCGATAGAAAGCAGCGAGTTCTATCCTATCGTTCGGGGACGTCTGGTCAGTGTGGACGGGATCGACGCACGGAAGCTCGCGCCAAAGGGCTCCCAAGCCGAAGCGGCCATCGAGCGGGACCTCAGCCTGACCTGGAGCGAGGCACCGCCTTCCGACAACCGCATCGTCCAGGGCCGCTGGTGGTCAGGTGTTCCTCAACGGGTGTCGGTGGAGGAGAAGCTTGCCGCCGAACTGGGTATCCACACCGGCACTCAACTTGCGTTCGATGTCGCCGGCACCCCGGTAGAAGCAACGGTCGAAAGCGTACGCAGCGTTCGCTGGGACGCCATGACCCCGAATTTCTACGTTATATTTTCGCCCGGCAGCCTGCAGGACCAGCCGCGCACCTATCTGACCAGCTTTCACGTTGCTCCGGGGCGGAGCGCTGCGCTCCATGCGCTGGTCAAGGCGTTTCCGGGCATCACCCTCCTGGAGGTCGACGCCCTGCTGAAACAGTTTCAATCGATCCTGCAGCAGGTGACGCTGGCGGTCCAGGTCGTTCTGGGACTCGCGGTGGTTGCCGGATTTACGGTGCTCTTCGGGGCGGTGCACGCCACGGCGGAAGAGCGGATGCGGGAGGACGCCCTGTTGCGGGCCATCGGCGCGGATGCGCCGCTTCTGAAAGCGAGCCAGTGGATCGAGTTTGCGAGCTTGGGGTTTCTTGCCGGAATCCTTGCCGCCGCCTGCGCCGAACTGGTCAGTGCCGTGGTATTTTCCAGGATGATGAATCTGACGCCGCAGGCACACCCCTGGCTATGGCTTGCCGCACCCGGCCTGGGCGCGATAAGCGTTGGGCTTGCGGGACGATGGAGTGTCCGCCGGGTCGTCGATACGAGTCCCAACGACGTCCTGCGTGATCTCTCTTGA